A genomic segment from Cyanobium sp. NIES-981 encodes:
- a CDS encoding alpha/beta fold hydrolase — protein MSSASAAAEAPVAQSFRLGDVPLSCGQVIPEAQLSYVALGRANPERSNLILVPTSYGARPADLAWMLGPIFDPERWLVVIAGMFGNGASSSPSHGAMGLAEQGWVVHHRDNVLAQQRLLAQVFGVERPALIYGWSMGAQQAYQWAVQAPEMVERICCVCGTARTSPHNRLFLLSLRQALTADRHWNGSGFDAPPEQGLRTYGLIYASWAASQPFFRTIGQPVEQHVEEQWLPHYRRHDPRDLIAMLDTWLAHDVAAGGDLDAALAGIQARTAVVAADHDLYFTVEDMAADAARIPGAELHVLRSRLGHRAGNPHSSAPEQRELRRIVDGLLAA, from the coding sequence ATGAGCAGCGCCAGCGCAGCGGCGGAGGCCCCGGTCGCCCAGAGCTTTCGCCTGGGCGATGTCCCCCTCTCCTGCGGCCAGGTGATCCCGGAGGCGCAGCTGAGCTACGTGGCCCTGGGCCGCGCCAACCCGGAGCGCTCCAACCTGATCCTGGTGCCCACCTCCTACGGCGCCCGGCCCGCCGATCTGGCCTGGATGTTGGGGCCGATCTTCGATCCGGAGCGCTGGCTGGTGGTGATCGCCGGCATGTTCGGCAACGGCGCCTCCTCCAGCCCCAGCCATGGCGCCATGGGCCTGGCCGAGCAGGGCTGGGTGGTGCACCACCGCGACAACGTGCTCGCCCAGCAGCGGCTGCTGGCTCAGGTGTTCGGCGTGGAGCGGCCGGCCCTGATCTACGGCTGGTCGATGGGGGCCCAGCAGGCCTACCAGTGGGCGGTGCAGGCGCCGGAGATGGTGGAGCGGATCTGCTGCGTGTGCGGCACGGCCCGCACTTCGCCCCACAACCGCCTGTTCCTGCTCAGCCTGCGCCAGGCCCTCACGGCCGACCGCCACTGGAATGGCAGCGGCTTCGACGCCCCCCCCGAGCAGGGGCTGCGCACCTATGGCCTGATCTATGCGAGCTGGGCCGCCAGCCAGCCCTTCTTCCGCACGATCGGGCAGCCGGTGGAGCAGCACGTGGAGGAGCAGTGGCTGCCCCACTACCGCCGCCACGACCCCCGCGACCTGATCGCCATGCTCGACACCTGGCTGGCCCACGACGTGGCCGCGGGGGGCGATCTGGACGCTGCCCTGGCGGGCATCCAGGCCCGCACGGCCGTGGTGGCCGCCGACCACGACCTCTACTTCACGGTGGAGGACATGGCCGCGGACGCGGCGCGGATCCCCGGCGCCGAACTGCACGTGCTCCGCTCGCGGCTCGGCCACCGGGCGGGCAACCCCCACAGCAGCGCGCCGGAGCAGCGGGAGCTGCGCCGCATCGTGGACGGCCTGCTGGCCGCCTGA
- a CDS encoding fatty acid desaturase, with translation MATTSTGLIDRPALAELNTLRSAPAVVRLVSHLLTIGLAGLIWRSPGLPLALRLAGLVVSGIALATCFAPLHECCHRTAFRSREANDAVAWWAGVLSFYNATFYRRYHQWHHRFTHQPGLDPELEDPVPTSLGGYLLELSGWNWWIGKLQGYARLLWGNLDELPYLSPEVIPQVRRSVRLQFLVYGVVLALSFIQANGFLFWSWLLPLAVGQPFLRFVLLAEHSGCSFSQDGTANTRTTLTIAPVRWLMWNMPFHAEHHLYPSLPFHALPRAHGWIGPRLEHLDPGYLAVHRTLLRNLRALALPA, from the coding sequence ATGGCCACCACCAGCACCGGGCTGATCGACCGCCCCGCCCTCGCCGAACTCAACACCCTCCGCAGCGCCCCCGCCGTGGTGCGGCTCGTGAGCCATCTGCTCACGATCGGACTGGCGGGGCTGATCTGGCGCAGTCCCGGCCTGCCGCTGGCCCTGCGCCTGGCGGGCCTGGTGGTCAGCGGCATCGCCCTGGCCACCTGCTTCGCGCCGCTGCATGAGTGCTGCCACCGCACCGCCTTCCGCAGCCGCGAGGCCAACGACGCGGTGGCCTGGTGGGCCGGCGTGCTGAGCTTCTACAACGCCACCTTCTACCGCCGCTACCACCAGTGGCACCACCGCTTCACCCACCAGCCCGGCCTGGATCCGGAGCTGGAGGATCCGGTGCCCACCAGCCTCGGGGGCTACCTGCTCGAGCTCAGCGGCTGGAACTGGTGGATTGGCAAGCTCCAGGGCTACGCCCGCCTGCTTTGGGGAAACCTGGACGAGCTGCCCTACCTGAGCCCCGAGGTGATCCCCCAGGTGCGCCGCTCGGTGCGGCTGCAGTTCCTGGTCTACGGGGTGGTGCTGGCGCTCTCCTTCATCCAGGCCAACGGCTTCCTGTTCTGGAGCTGGCTGCTGCCCCTGGCGGTGGGCCAGCCCTTCCTGCGCTTCGTGCTGCTGGCGGAGCACAGCGGCTGCAGCTTCAGCCAAGACGGCACGGCCAACACCCGCACGACCCTCACCATTGCCCCGGTGCGCTGGCTGATGTGGAACATGCCCTTCCACGCCGAACACCACCTCTATCCCTCGCTGCCGTTCCACGCCCTGCCCCGGGCCCATGGCTGGATCGGGCCGCGGCTGGAGCACCTGGATCCGGGCTACCTGGCCGTGCACCGCACTCTCCTGCGCAACCTCAGGGCCCTGGCCCTGCCGGCATGA
- a CDS encoding aromatic ring-hydroxylating dioxygenase subunit alpha: protein MNPGPAAAHFLPSEAYACAATARRERERYAPRFWHAVAPLAALPEGHSLALELLELPLLLTHAPGEGVRAFLNRCPHRGVALQEPGGAAQPTRRLVCPYHGWTYGLDGELRAAAREGEFLEPFCRADWPLQPLACRMSGPLIWVAIGADPLPLEQQLDLVLEEAGEAWARPLQLLGQSSRELACNWKIAHDNTLDDYHVAIAHPRTLHREQGPVRHYRHGLSRHGSLLATPMEGGEFLTFGLAPWTHLLVWPDGRLAVISFPPLTLERCAMQLWLLGTAEHGPLAADWLASLLLFLEEDRRLVESAQRGYRSGLAPGPPHRLEQRLLQHQRLYAAVMGLQVMGLTPEP from the coding sequence ATGAACCCCGGCCCGGCCGCGGCCCACTTCCTGCCCTCCGAGGCCTACGCCTGCGCCGCCACCGCCCGGCGGGAACGGGAGCGCTACGCCCCCCGCTTCTGGCATGCGGTGGCACCGCTGGCGGCCCTGCCCGAGGGCCACAGCCTGGCGCTGGAGCTGCTGGAGCTGCCGCTGCTGCTCACCCATGCCCCCGGTGAGGGGGTGAGGGCCTTCCTCAACCGCTGCCCCCACCGGGGTGTGGCCCTGCAGGAGCCGGGCGGAGCGGCCCAGCCCACGCGGCGCCTGGTGTGCCCGTACCACGGCTGGACCTACGGCCTCGACGGCGAGCTGCGGGCGGCGGCCCGGGAGGGGGAGTTCCTCGAGCCCTTCTGCCGCGCCGACTGGCCCCTCCAACCCCTGGCCTGCCGGATGAGCGGGCCGCTGATCTGGGTGGCGATCGGCGCCGATCCCCTGCCCCTGGAGCAGCAGCTGGATCTGGTGCTGGAGGAGGCAGGGGAGGCCTGGGCCCGGCCCCTGCAGCTGCTGGGCCAGAGCAGCCGCGAGCTGGCCTGCAACTGGAAGATCGCCCACGACAACACCCTCGACGACTACCACGTGGCCATCGCCCACCCGCGCACGCTGCACCGGGAGCAGGGGCCGGTGCGGCACTACCGCCATGGCCTCAGCCGCCACGGTTCGCTGCTGGCCACCCCGATGGAGGGAGGCGAGTTCCTCACCTTCGGCCTCGCCCCCTGGACCCATCTGCTGGTGTGGCCCGATGGCCGGCTGGCGGTGATCAGCTTCCCCCCCCTCACGCTCGAGCGCTGCGCCATGCAGCTCTGGCTGCTGGGCACGGCCGAACACGGCCCGCTGGCCGCCGACTGGCTGGCGAGCCTGCTGCTGTTCCTGGAGGAGGATCGGCGGCTGGTGGAGTCAGCCCAGCGGGGCTACCGCAGCGGCCTGGCGCCGGGGCCGCCGCACCGGCTGGAGCAGCGCCTGCTGCAGCACCAGCGCCTCTACGCCGCGGTGATGGGCCTGCAAGTGATGGGCCTCACGCCGGAGCCATGA
- the glnT gene encoding type III glutamate--ammonia ligase: protein MSDLASQARELQLKFLLISFTDLFGIQRAKLVPAAAIAAMARDGAGFAGFAAWLDLSPADGDVMAIPDAASLTPLPWQPEVGWVAAELWLNGSPMAQCPRRLLRRQLERAEAMGWSFHSGVEAEFFLLGADGAGIADPADHQEKPCYDQLALMRRYGLIGPLLEAMEGLGWGPYQADHEDANGQFEVNWTFAEALTTADRHAFFKVMVKTLAEQQGLKASFMAKPFAERTGNGCHTHLSLWGAPGTAQAGANLFHDPAGELGLSALAYQFLAGLLEHAPALCALTNPTVNSYRRLAAPPTSSGATWSPAGISYSGNNRTHMLRIPDDQRLELRLPDGSTHPYLLQAAILAAGLDGIERQLQPGPRHDNDNYAAPLAPETCPRLPADLGEALDAFDVDSRLRQALGEEFCQAYGRLRRRQWQRERGDISDAERRTSLDC, encoded by the coding sequence ATGTCCGACCTCGCCAGCCAGGCCCGCGAGCTGCAGCTCAAGTTCCTGCTGATCTCCTTCACCGACCTGTTCGGCATCCAGCGGGCCAAGCTCGTGCCCGCCGCCGCCATCGCGGCGATGGCACGGGATGGGGCAGGCTTCGCGGGCTTCGCCGCCTGGCTGGATCTCTCGCCGGCCGATGGCGATGTGATGGCGATTCCCGATGCCGCCAGCCTCACGCCGTTGCCCTGGCAGCCGGAGGTGGGCTGGGTGGCGGCGGAGCTGTGGCTGAACGGCAGCCCGATGGCCCAGTGCCCCCGCCGCCTGCTGCGAAGGCAGCTGGAGCGGGCCGAGGCCATGGGATGGTCGTTCCACAGCGGCGTGGAGGCCGAGTTCTTTTTGCTGGGGGCCGATGGCGCCGGCATCGCCGATCCGGCCGACCACCAGGAGAAACCCTGCTACGACCAGCTGGCCCTGATGCGCCGCTACGGGCTGATCGGGCCGCTGCTGGAGGCGATGGAGGGCCTGGGCTGGGGGCCCTACCAGGCCGACCATGAGGACGCCAACGGCCAGTTCGAGGTGAACTGGACCTTCGCCGAGGCGCTCACCACTGCCGACCGCCATGCCTTCTTCAAGGTGATGGTGAAAACGCTGGCGGAGCAGCAGGGACTGAAGGCCAGCTTCATGGCCAAGCCCTTCGCCGAGCGCACCGGCAACGGCTGCCACACCCACCTCTCGCTGTGGGGAGCCCCGGGCACGGCCCAGGCCGGCGCCAACCTGTTCCACGATCCGGCCGGTGAGCTGGGGCTCTCGGCGCTGGCCTATCAGTTTCTGGCGGGGCTGCTGGAGCATGCCCCGGCCCTGTGCGCCCTCACCAATCCCACGGTGAACAGCTACCGGCGGCTGGCGGCGCCGCCCACCAGCTCCGGCGCCACCTGGAGCCCGGCGGGCATCAGCTACAGCGGCAACAACCGCACCCACATGCTGCGCATCCCGGACGACCAGCGGCTGGAGCTGCGGCTGCCGGATGGCTCCACCCATCCCTACCTGCTGCAGGCGGCGATCCTGGCGGCGGGGCTGGATGGCATCGAGCGCCAGCTGCAACCCGGCCCCCGCCACGACAACGACAACTACGCCGCCCCGCTGGCGCCGGAGACCTGCCCCAGGCTGCCCGCCGATCTGGGCGAGGCCCTCGATGCCTTCGATGTCGACAGCCGCCTGCGCCAGGCCCTCGGAGAGGAGTTCTGCCAGGCCTACGGCAGGCTGCGCCGCCGCCAGTGGCAGCGCGAACGGGGCGACATCAGCGATGCGGAGCGCCGCACGTCGCTGGATTGCTGA
- a CDS encoding ABC transporter ATP-binding protein produces the protein MHLSVDNVSKVFGVGRAAKCVLDGISFEVNTGDFVALVGSSGSGKSTVMRLVAGLERPTTGSITVDGQSVKGPGSDRGMVFQKYSLYPWLTAAQNVAFGMELQGLARREIRERTSYFLDVVGLGDAARRLPRELSGGMQQRVAIARALAAQPKVLLLDEPFGALDLQIRESMQEFLHQLWQRTGLSALLITHDLEEALLLAQRVHIMAPRPGRIVRSVQVDLDHTNMGHLRVSPEFLTLREELAQCLRSLEPALAA, from the coding sequence ATGCATCTCAGCGTCGACAATGTGTCCAAGGTGTTCGGCGTGGGCCGCGCCGCCAAGTGCGTGCTCGACGGCATCAGCTTCGAGGTGAACACCGGCGACTTCGTGGCCCTGGTGGGCAGCTCCGGCTCGGGCAAATCCACGGTGATGCGGCTGGTGGCCGGCCTGGAGCGGCCCACCACCGGCTCGATCACGGTGGACGGGCAGAGCGTGAAGGGCCCCGGCTCCGACCGGGGCATGGTGTTCCAGAAGTACAGCCTCTACCCCTGGCTCACGGCCGCCCAGAACGTGGCCTTCGGCATGGAGCTGCAGGGGCTGGCCAGGCGGGAGATCCGCGAGCGCACCAGCTACTTCCTCGATGTGGTGGGCCTGGGCGACGCCGCCCGGCGCCTGCCGCGGGAGCTCTCCGGCGGCATGCAGCAGCGGGTGGCGATCGCCCGGGCCCTGGCGGCCCAGCCCAAGGTGCTGCTGCTGGATGAGCCCTTCGGGGCCCTCGATCTCCAGATCCGCGAATCGATGCAGGAGTTCCTGCACCAGCTGTGGCAGCGCACCGGCCTCTCTGCCCTGCTGATCACCCACGACCTGGAGGAGGCGCTGCTGCTGGCCCAACGGGTGCACATCATGGCGCCGCGGCCGGGGCGGATCGTGCGCAGCGTCCAGGTGGATCTGGACCACACCAACATGGGGCATCTGCGGGTGTCGCCCGAATTCCTCACCCTGCGGGAGGAGCTGGCCCAGTGCCTGCGCAGCCTCGAACCGGCCCTGGCGGCATGA
- a CDS encoding sugar phosphate isomerase/epimerase → MLLHSLWGFAGDLPQAMRQACGGGFHGLEANLRHPALAGLEPPAVVGALAAAAMPLVLELVTGGDYVPRLELGPEHHLRELERLLASCPAYAPLRVTVITGSDAWNWMQQEWFWSRAIPLAEASGLAVSFETHRSRSLHSPWTIQTFLEAFPGLRLTADLSHWCVLAERLMTPELAPVAAMACRVDHIHARVGHPQGPSVGHPFAPEWAGALEAHRRCWRLFRLSRTGTALPFTVTPEFGPDGYLPERPFSREPVADLLEINTAMARWIRSGALDADVMAPA, encoded by the coding sequence GTGCTGCTCCACAGCCTCTGGGGCTTTGCCGGCGACCTGCCGCAGGCCATGCGGCAGGCCTGCGGCGGCGGCTTCCACGGGCTGGAGGCCAACCTCCGCCATCCCGCCTTGGCGGGCCTGGAGCCCCCGGCCGTGGTTGGGGCCCTCGCCGCTGCGGCCATGCCCCTGGTGCTGGAGCTGGTCACCGGGGGCGACTACGTGCCCCGGCTGGAGCTGGGCCCGGAGCACCACCTGCGGGAGCTGGAGCGCCTGCTGGCGTCGTGCCCGGCCTACGCCCCGCTCAGGGTGACGGTGATCACGGGCTCCGATGCCTGGAACTGGATGCAGCAGGAGTGGTTCTGGAGCCGGGCCATCCCCCTGGCCGAGGCCTCCGGGCTGGCGGTGAGTTTCGAGACCCACCGCTCCCGCAGCCTCCACAGCCCCTGGACGATTCAGACCTTTCTCGAGGCCTTCCCCGGCCTGCGGCTCACGGCCGACCTGAGCCACTGGTGCGTGCTGGCCGAGCGCCTCATGACCCCTGAGCTGGCCCCTGTGGCGGCGATGGCGTGCCGGGTGGACCACATCCATGCCCGGGTGGGCCATCCCCAGGGCCCCTCGGTGGGTCATCCCTTCGCGCCGGAGTGGGCCGGGGCCCTGGAGGCCCACCGCCGCTGCTGGCGGCTGTTCCGCCTCAGCCGCACAGGTACCGCTCTGCCGTTCACGGTCACGCCCGAATTCGGGCCCGATGGCTACCTGCCCGAGAGGCCCTTCAGCCGTGAGCCGGTGGCCGATCTGCTGGAGATCAACACGGCCATGGCCCGCTGGATCCGCTCCGGCGCTCTCGATGCCGACGTCATGGCTCCGGCGTGA